Within Candidatus Neptunochlamydia vexilliferae, the genomic segment GCTCTTTTCCATTTAAGGTGAGGAGCTTTCCCTTTTCGATAATGATCGTATCGTCGCTTTCCACCTCATCCATGCTCCGGAGCTGCACCACCTGGTGGTCGCGCCACACCAAGATGAGGTCTTTATCGACCATTGCCTCAGCAATGAGAGGATCTCGTCCATAAAAGTTGGCAAGATTGGCAAATTCGGCGCGAAGAGCCGAGCTGACCTTTTCGGAAGCGCTTTCCATCTGCCCCTCTTTCCCCATAATGACCGGCTCGGCCGCTCCCATGAGCGACTTCGGCTGCGTCCCAATAAAGCGGCAGGAGTAAGCAAGCATCGCCCCTGCCGATACCGCCCAGTCGTCGATAAAGGCAATGACGGGGATGTGGTGTTGGATGTCGAGCTTTTGGAGGAGGTCGACGATCTTCAAAGCGGCAAGAACTTCCCCTCCTGGCGTATTCAGGTTAAGGACAACGAAGCGGACCCCTTTTTCGATAAAGTCTTTGAGAGCAAATTTCACATAGATGTAGGTCGATTGATCGATTGCCCTCTCTTTTTCGATCGAGATATAGCCGATAAGGTTTTCCTCGGTGTCGCTATAGGTGATCACCTCTGAGAGGTTGTCTTCTCGAGGAGCCTCCGCATAAGCAGCCGCAAAGGCCTCATCGGAAAGGACCTCATCAACAAGGCCCAGCGACTTCATTTTTTCCACGTTGAGGATGAGAGGATCGAACCCTCCAAGTTGATGGTGAGGGTCGACCATCGCATCGGCTAGGGTCGAGAGGGTTTCGAAGTGTTTTTTTTCCTTGTCGACAAGGGACTGAACAAGGGCCCGCACCTTTTCAGGGGGCTCGGGATGCTTCACCCCATAGGGGATATCGCCCCAAGCGGCAAAGGGAGTCACGATCAGCTCGTCGGCAAGGAAGGGGAGCATCGCAGCGGGCCCCACCGCCTTGCCCTGGATATAAACCGTCACAAAAGGTTTTTCCCGATGGATCTCTTGCGCAAGCGATACCACCTCATCAAAGTCGCCCGACGACGAGTTGATCTGAATGACGAGATTTTGGCATCCACACACCTCTTTTTCCATCGGAACGATCATCTCTTGATCGGCATATCCCTGAATGTTTAGATAGGCCTCATGACCAAAGAGCGAAAAAGTAAAAAGGAGAAATAGTTTTAACCACATAAAAACTCTAGCATTGTGTCTCTTGTCTTCTCTAAATGAGCGTCGGTATGGGCCATCGAAATAAAGGAGGCTTCATAAGGGGAAGGTGACACATAAATCCCCCGCTCCCACATAAAGCGGAAGTACTCCCCAAACCGCTCGTGATCGAGCTTTTCAAACCGCTCTACTTTCTCTGGGCCAAAAAAGAGGGTAAACATCCCTACCGCTTCTTGGAGACATCCGCCTCGCATCGCTTCGCGCACCGGCTTCGTAATGATCTCCCCTTTGCGCTTCAGCTCCTCATAAAAACCGGGGAGGCTTGCCAGCTCAAGAGCAGCAAGACCTGCCTCCATCGCAACGGGGTTGCCAGAGAGCGTTCCTGCTTGAAACACCTTCCCAACAGGAGCTAGCTTTTGCATAATCTCCCGTTTTCCCCCAAAAGCCGCTGCAGGAAATCCTCCCCCCACGATCTTTCCAAAGCAACTTAAGTCTGCAACCTCTTGCGACGCCCCAAACTGCGAGCGAAACCCGCTAATCACCTCATCGAAAATAAGGACTGCGCCCACCCGCTTCGTCTCTTCTCGGAGGACCTCTAAAAACTCTTGGGCCCCTGGAACCACTCCCATATTGCCCGCGATTGGCTCCACGATCACTCCCGCCACTTCATCACTCATCGCTGAGCGAAACGCCTCCACATCGTTGTAGGGAAGGGTAATGGTTTCCCCCATATCGGCATGGCCATGGTAGTTCCCCTCAAACTTGATAAAGAGGGAACGTCCTGTATGTCCCCGTGCAAGGCGGATGGCTGACATCGTCGCTTCGGTTCCCGAGGAGACGAAGCGGACCTGCTCTAAGCCGGCGACCTCTTCAACCATCTTCCGAGCCAGCTTTTCTTCAATCGCTGTAGGGATCCCAAAAGTGCTCCCCCGGGCCACCTGAGCCTGCGCCCGTGAGACGATCTCTGGATGGGCGTGGCCATGAAGGAGGGCTCCCCAGCTCATGCAATAGTCAATAAAAGTATTACCCTCCACATCGGTAATCGTATCCCCTTCCCCCCGCGCAATAATGGGGGGTGTGATCCCTAAACCACAGCAGGCGCGGACGGGCGAATTGACCCCTCCAGGGATCACCTCCTGTGATTTTTCAAATATTTCTTTTGCGCTTAAACACGTTTCTGAGGGCATAAATTTGAGCTTACACTAAAAAGAGATTTTTTAAACAAAAAAAACATTCCACTCATAGTAAACAAT encodes:
- a CDS encoding NfeD family protein gives rise to the protein MWLKLFLLFTFSLFGHEAYLNIQGYADQEMIVPMEKEVCGCQNLVIQINSSSGDFDEVVSLAQEIHREKPFVTVYIQGKAVGPAAMLPFLADELIVTPFAAWGDIPYGVKHPEPPEKVRALVQSLVDKEKKHFETLSTLADAMVDPHHQLGGFDPLILNVEKMKSLGLVDEVLSDEAFAAAYAEAPREDNLSEVITYSDTEENLIGYISIEKERAIDQSTYIYVKFALKDFIEKGVRFVVLNLNTPGGEVLAALKIVDLLQKLDIQHHIPVIAFIDDWAVSAGAMLAYSCRFIGTQPKSLMGAAEPVIMGKEGQMESASEKVSSALRAEFANLANFYGRDPLIAEAMVDKDLILVWRDHQVVQLRSMDEVESDDTIIIEKGKLLTLNGKELKEFGVSDFEVPITPLPPITEKEQKEGMWPAKKSLVFQQHYLKHIPDAVMVEYQDWRVGFFSFLTHPMIASLLFMGLILGLYIEINSPSFGVPGSIALGCLVLILLSSFASHAYNWIEIIILCAGLILLALELFVIPGFGITGVLGIILTIIALFALMLPGIGQLNLLDPETFRLVGMAFVERLAWLCGGLLVAIVVIILLARFFSHRYFRFSKLILKGEQEGYVAGIPKDEMPEKGTHGTAFTPLRPSGKVEIGGKLFDAVTLGGFVEKDAAIEVVRIEGSKVIVKEGEE
- a CDS encoding aspartate aminotransferase family protein; translated protein: MPSETCLSAKEIFEKSQEVIPGGVNSPVRACCGLGITPPIIARGEGDTITDVEGNTFIDYCMSWGALLHGHAHPEIVSRAQAQVARGSTFGIPTAIEEKLARKMVEEVAGLEQVRFVSSGTEATMSAIRLARGHTGRSLFIKFEGNYHGHADMGETITLPYNDVEAFRSAMSDEVAGVIVEPIAGNMGVVPGAQEFLEVLREETKRVGAVLIFDEVISGFRSQFGASQEVADLSCFGKIVGGGFPAAAFGGKREIMQKLAPVGKVFQAGTLSGNPVAMEAGLAALELASLPGFYEELKRKGEIITKPVREAMRGGCLQEAVGMFTLFFGPEKVERFEKLDHERFGEYFRFMWERGIYVSPSPYEASFISMAHTDAHLEKTRDTMLEFLCG